A DNA window from Aureibaculum sp. 2308TA14-22 contains the following coding sequences:
- a CDS encoding NUDIX hydrolase, translated as MKTVFFNNLPIHLVSDLKHEVEPYFYPIGEVDLLSIINKMEQGLIESVYLYDDDFKSLWQHFSNQFKIIEAAGGKVFNEKKETLFIFRNGKWDLPKGKIEKDESIEEAAIREVEEETGIKNLKIIKPLETTYHIYKYKKKYVLKTSYWFKMRTDFEGKLHPQQEEGITKVEWLTKPNVENALQNTYANIKLLF; from the coding sequence ATGAAGACCGTATTTTTCAACAATCTTCCCATTCATTTGGTATCAGATTTAAAACATGAAGTTGAACCCTATTTTTATCCTATTGGTGAGGTTGACCTATTATCAATTATTAATAAAATGGAGCAAGGTTTAATAGAATCTGTTTATTTATATGACGATGATTTTAAAAGTTTGTGGCAGCATTTTTCTAATCAATTTAAAATAATTGAAGCTGCAGGAGGAAAGGTTTTTAATGAAAAAAAAGAAACTCTTTTTATATTTAGAAATGGCAAATGGGATTTACCCAAAGGTAAAATTGAAAAAGACGAATCTATTGAAGAAGCTGCAATTAGAGAAGTAGAAGAGGAAACGGGAATAAAGAATTTAAAAATTATAAAACCTTTAGAAACTACTTATCATATTTATAAGTACAAGAAAAAGTATGTACTGAAAACTTCCTACTGGTTTAAAATGAGAACCGATTTTGAAGGCAAACTCCATCCTCAACAAGAGGAAGGCATTACTAAGGTAGAATGGCTTACTAAACCCAATGTTGAAAACGCTTTACAAAATACCTATGCAAATATTAAATTGCTATTTTAA
- a CDS encoding glycoside hydrolase family 9 protein, producing MKKLVLLLILNPIYFFAQVSDFIHVDQFGYKPNHTKVAVISNPQTGFNSGQNFTPSSSLEIRNATTNAIVFTGSPVSWNDGVTHNQSGDKGWWFDFSSVTQTGDFYVYDVVNDERSAIFSINNTVYNEVLKAATKMFYYNRCGIEKITPHVLNGFADATSFTQDNQARDVYQQSNAATAKDMSGGWYDAGDYNKYVTFAERPVHNLLWAYRDNSTVFGDNWNIPESGNGIPDILDEIKWETDWLLKMVNNDGTVHIKIGSRNYQENEGTPPSVNTDLRYYAPVCTSAAIAASGMLAHTAKVFSQFSGLNGYALTLQDKAELAWASVLPNLQNNTLQDNCDDGSVKSGDADQTAPDQKKMAITAAIYLFDLTGDNQYHQYIKDHINDSDVINNNQWSNYNLIHVDALLYYTTLASADASLKNTIINSATTDANNNWNNYFEFNELDLYRAYANDWTYHWGSNNEKANFGNLNLVFNKYGINSSESNSYKLRAKEHLHYFHGVNPLSLVYLSNMSSYGAEKSANQIYHTWFADGSVWDDAVTSTYGPAPGFVPGGANSTYVADTSLSPPYNQPHQKSYLDFNSIANASWEITEPGIYYQATYVRLLAQIINLDQVTLAVSDFEADILKYSLVPNPSTDLVKIATDKTKSITLSIYNLQGQLIKEPFATTTNKNLNLDFLSEGIYFLKVKNDSQTFSLKFLKK from the coding sequence ATGAAAAAATTAGTACTTCTTTTGATTCTCAACCCAATTTATTTTTTTGCACAAGTAAGTGATTTTATACACGTTGACCAGTTTGGTTATAAGCCTAATCACACGAAAGTGGCTGTAATTAGCAATCCGCAAACGGGTTTTAATTCCGGTCAAAATTTCACACCTAGTTCCAGTTTAGAAATTAGAAATGCAACTACAAATGCTATTGTTTTTACTGGAAGTCCAGTTAGTTGGAACGATGGTGTAACGCACAATCAATCTGGTGATAAAGGTTGGTGGTTTGATTTTAGTTCAGTTACCCAAACAGGCGACTTTTATGTTTATGATGTTGTAAATGATGAACGTTCCGCCATTTTTTCTATAAATAATACTGTCTATAACGAGGTATTAAAAGCTGCCACCAAAATGTTTTATTATAATAGATGTGGTATTGAAAAAATTACACCTCACGTATTAAATGGTTTCGCAGATGCCACTTCTTTCACACAAGATAATCAAGCAAGAGATGTCTATCAGCAATCCAATGCCGCGACCGCCAAAGACATGAGCGGCGGATGGTATGACGCTGGAGATTACAATAAATACGTAACTTTTGCAGAAAGACCTGTTCATAATCTTTTATGGGCCTATAGAGACAATTCTACTGTTTTTGGGGATAATTGGAATATTCCCGAATCGGGTAATGGTATTCCTGATATTTTAGATGAAATTAAATGGGAAACGGATTGGTTGTTAAAAATGGTTAATAATGATGGAACGGTTCACATTAAAATAGGCAGTAGAAATTATCAGGAAAACGAAGGTACACCACCAAGTGTAAACACCGATTTACGCTATTATGCACCGGTCTGTACCTCGGCGGCCATTGCGGCATCGGGAATGTTGGCACATACCGCTAAGGTTTTTTCTCAATTTTCCGGTTTAAACGGTTATGCCCTGACCTTGCAAGACAAAGCCGAACTGGCCTGGGCATCGGTATTGCCAAATTTGCAAAACAACACCTTACAAGATAATTGTGATGACGGCTCGGTAAAATCGGGAGATGCGGATCAGACCGCTCCAGACCAAAAGAAAATGGCCATTACGGCCGCCATTTACCTATTTGATTTGACAGGAGACAATCAATACCATCAATATATAAAAGACCATATTAACGATAGCGATGTAATCAACAACAACCAATGGAGCAATTATAATTTAATTCATGTAGATGCTTTATTGTACTACACTACTTTGGCTAGTGCCGATGCTTCTTTAAAAAATACGATTATCAATTCGGCCACTACCGATGCCAATAATAATTGGAACAACTATTTCGAGTTCAACGAACTGGACCTCTACCGTGCTTATGCCAATGATTGGACCTACCATTGGGGGAGTAACAACGAGAAAGCTAATTTTGGCAACCTGAATCTTGTTTTCAATAAATATGGAATTAATAGTTCGGAAAGCAACAGTTACAAGTTAAGAGCCAAAGAACATTTACATTATTTTCATGGTGTAAACCCTTTGAGTCTTGTTTACTTAAGTAATATGAGCAGTTATGGAGCTGAAAAAAGTGCCAACCAAATTTATCATACTTGGTTTGCTGATGGTTCGGTTTGGGACGATGCGGTAACCTCAACTTATGGCCCGGCTCCGGGTTTTGTGCCAGGCGGTGCCAACTCAACTTATGTGGCTGACACATCTTTGAGTCCTCCTTACAACCAACCACATCAAAAAAGTTATTTGGATTTTAATTCCATTGCCAATGCCTCTTGGGAAATTACAGAACCTGGAATTTATTATCAGGCCACTTATGTGCGTTTATTAGCTCAAATTATAAATTTAGATCAGGTTACCTTGGCAGTAAGCGATTTTGAAGCTGATATCTTAAAATATAGTTTAGTGCCAAATCCAAGTACTGATTTGGTAAAAATAGCAACAGATAAAACAAAAAGTATTACACTTTCTATCTACAATTTACAAGGTCAACTCATAAAAGAGCCATTTGCTACCACCACGAATAAAAACTTAAATTTGGATTTTCTTTCAGAGGGTATTTATTTTTTGAAAGTCAAAAACGATTCACAAACCTTTAGTTTAAAATTCTTAAAAAAATAA
- a CDS encoding SRPBCC family protein encodes MNLETNKVTVKKSQKEMFEFLSNVENFEQIMPENTDKFEAKEDSFLFALKGMPEIRLKIEETTPSEKIVLGSTSDKFPFTLTGNIISIDDDNSEVQLLFDGKFNPMMAMMIKNPIQKFISTLSENIEKL; translated from the coding sequence ATGAATTTAGAAACCAATAAAGTAACGGTAAAAAAATCACAAAAAGAGATGTTTGAATTTTTGAGTAACGTTGAAAATTTTGAGCAAATTATGCCAGAAAATACGGACAAATTTGAAGCTAAAGAAGATTCTTTTTTGTTTGCATTAAAAGGGATGCCAGAAATTCGTCTTAAAATTGAAGAGACCACACCTAGTGAAAAAATAGTGTTAGGCTCAACCAGTGATAAATTTCCATTTACCTTAACAGGTAATATTATTAGTATAGATGATGATAATAGCGAGGTACAATTATTATTTGATGGCAAATTCAACCCTATGATGGCTATGATGATTAAAAACCCTATTCAAAAATTTATCAGTACATTAAGTGAAAATATTGAAAAACTCTAG
- a CDS encoding SulP family inorganic anion transporter, with the protein MTEFIRKRAANAKNDILSGLTVALALVPEAVAFAFVAGVDPLVGLYAAFMIGLITAVFGGRPGMISGATGALAVVMVSLVAEGNAMGSPDEQLGLYYLFATVILMGIIQMMAGVFKLGKFVRLIPHPVMMGFVNGLAIVIFLSQLGMFKETVDSEKVWMQGSSLYIMIGLVALTMAIMFGLPKLTKKLPEALIAILVVSGIAIFGNLDVATVGSFIRDGGGEGLKGGLPEFQTAIFDKVPFTWETIKFIGPYALILAAIGLIESLMTLNLVDELTETRGNSNRECLAQGGANIVTGFFGGMGGCAMIGQSIINIKGGGRGRLSGIVAALALLAFILFASGLIEQVPIAALVGVMFMVVIGTFAWSSFRIINKIPLTDLLVLILVSGLTVIFDLAIAVIAGVIVSALAFSWENAKRIRARKRMKEDGTKVYEIWGPLFFGSITAFNEKFDVKNDPDKVEIDFVESRVADHSALEAVFNLVSKYEGAGKQIKLKHLSEDCKELLYKSSPKFREVIVEDIDDPRYHLAADPEKFTKGLGEYKGL; encoded by the coding sequence ATGACCGAATTTATTAGAAAAAGGGCAGCAAATGCCAAAAATGATATTTTAAGCGGACTTACTGTGGCCTTGGCTTTGGTACCCGAAGCGGTGGCCTTTGCTTTTGTGGCGGGTGTTGATCCGTTAGTGGGTTTGTACGCGGCATTTATGATCGGTTTAATTACCGCAGTTTTTGGCGGAAGGCCCGGTATGATTTCTGGTGCTACCGGTGCATTAGCGGTGGTAATGGTAAGTTTGGTTGCTGAAGGTAACGCCATGGGCAGTCCGGATGAACAACTGGGGCTGTATTACCTTTTTGCCACAGTTATCTTAATGGGAATTATACAGATGATGGCGGGGGTTTTTAAACTTGGAAAATTTGTTAGGTTGATTCCGCACCCCGTAATGATGGGTTTTGTTAATGGGTTGGCAATAGTTATTTTCTTGTCGCAATTAGGTATGTTTAAAGAAACTGTAGATAGTGAAAAGGTATGGATGCAAGGTTCAAGCCTTTATATAATGATAGGTTTAGTTGCTCTGACTATGGCTATTATGTTCGGTCTGCCAAAACTCACTAAAAAATTACCAGAAGCATTGATTGCTATTTTAGTGGTTTCCGGTATTGCAATTTTTGGAAATTTAGACGTAGCAACCGTTGGTAGTTTTATTCGTGATGGAGGTGGAGAAGGGTTAAAAGGTGGCTTGCCTGAATTTCAAACAGCTATTTTTGATAAAGTACCTTTTACCTGGGAAACTATAAAATTTATTGGTCCTTATGCATTGATTTTAGCGGCAATTGGATTGATAGAATCGTTAATGACTTTAAATTTGGTTGATGAATTGACCGAAACTAGAGGAAACTCAAACCGTGAGTGTTTGGCACAAGGTGGTGCAAATATCGTAACTGGTTTTTTTGGTGGTATGGGCGGTTGTGCTATGATTGGTCAATCTATCATCAATATTAAAGGAGGAGGTAGAGGAAGATTGTCAGGAATTGTTGCAGCGTTGGCTTTATTGGCATTTATTCTTTTTGCATCAGGCTTGATTGAACAAGTGCCTATTGCAGCTTTGGTTGGCGTAATGTTTATGGTGGTTATTGGTACATTTGCGTGGTCCAGTTTTAGGATCATCAACAAAATTCCATTAACCGATCTGTTGGTACTTATCTTAGTATCTGGGCTTACCGTAATATTTGATTTGGCTATTGCCGTTATAGCAGGTGTAATTGTTAGTGCGTTGGCCTTTTCATGGGAGAACGCCAAACGTATTCGTGCGAGAAAGCGAATGAAAGAAGACGGTACCAAAGTGTATGAAATTTGGGGGCCTTTATTTTTTGGATCTATAACTGCGTTTAACGAGAAATTTGATGTTAAGAACGACCCTGACAAAGTAGAAATTGACTTTGTAGAATCTCGTGTAGCTGACCATTCTGCTTTGGAGGCTGTATTTAACTTGGTAAGCAAATATGAAGGTGCAGGAAAACAAATCAAACTTAAACATTTAAGTGAAGATTGTAAAGAATTGCTTTATAAATCAAGTCCAAAATTCCGTGAAGTAATTGTAGAAGACATAGATGACCCACGTTATCATCTAGCCGCTGACCCGGAAAAATTTACCAAAGGGTTGGGGGAGTATAAGGGGTTATGA
- a CDS encoding M14 family metallopeptidase, with protein sequence MKQLLLSTLFLCFAIISYCQEKKDFTTIFEKSNGLETATYDQTIEYYTDLANVFPEIQLQAIGETDSGEPLHIVTLNPDKEFDFGNIRKNKRILLINNGIHPGESDGIDATMMLYRDIAQGKIEAPKNTVLVTIPIYNVGGSLNRNSHSRTNQNGPKAYGFRGNARNFDLNRDFIKSDTKNARTFAKIFHLVQPDVFIDNHVSNGADYQYTLTHLFTQHNKLGGSLGEYIHTEMMPKLEEELTKKKWDITPYVNVFNSTPDKGFSQFMDGPRYSTGYTTLFNTLGMMVETHMLKPYKQRVEGTYELMKSMIEITEKDGNKITMLRKDYYKNILKEKMYPLNWTIDTTKNSILNFKGYMGEMIPSEITGKPRLKYNRSKPFTKKVAYQNYFKPTLEISIPKGYVIPQGWHNVIELLKLNNIEMTTIKNDTTFTVDTYRIADYQTRKSAYEGHYQHFNTKVTSQKKKLSFRAGDFLVSTNQSGIRYLLETLEPQAPDSFFNWNFFDTILQRKEGFSPYVWEDLAKELLDKNPKLKKSFEDKKSNDNGFANNWYAQLSWIHKQSEHYEKAHLVYPVYRLN encoded by the coding sequence ATGAAACAACTTTTACTTTCAACCCTATTTTTATGCTTTGCAATTATCTCTTACTGTCAAGAAAAAAAAGATTTTACTACGATTTTTGAAAAAAGTAATGGCTTAGAAACGGCGACATATGACCAAACGATTGAATATTATACAGATTTAGCAAATGTTTTTCCCGAAATTCAATTGCAAGCTATTGGAGAAACCGACTCTGGTGAACCTCTGCACATTGTCACATTAAATCCTGACAAGGAATTTGATTTTGGCAACATTCGAAAAAACAAACGCATTTTATTGATAAATAACGGTATTCATCCAGGGGAAAGTGATGGTATTGACGCAACCATGATGTTATATAGAGATATTGCTCAGGGCAAAATTGAAGCTCCTAAGAATACAGTTTTAGTTACTATACCCATTTATAACGTTGGTGGTAGCCTCAATAGAAATTCACATAGCCGAACCAATCAAAACGGTCCAAAAGCTTATGGATTTAGAGGTAATGCACGTAATTTTGATTTGAATCGTGATTTTATAAAAAGTGATACTAAAAATGCAAGAACTTTCGCCAAAATTTTCCACTTAGTGCAACCCGATGTTTTTATAGACAATCACGTTAGTAATGGTGCCGATTATCAATATACACTAACACACCTATTCACCCAACACAACAAATTGGGAGGCAGTTTGGGTGAATATATTCATACAGAAATGATGCCTAAGCTCGAAGAAGAGTTGACCAAAAAGAAATGGGATATAACTCCTTATGTAAATGTATTTAATAGCACTCCAGATAAAGGATTCTCTCAATTTATGGACGGCCCAAGATATTCTACAGGTTATACAACACTTTTTAATACGTTAGGGATGATGGTAGAAACCCACATGCTAAAACCTTATAAACAACGTGTTGAAGGCACTTATGAACTAATGAAAAGTATGATAGAAATTACGGAAAAAGATGGTAATAAAATTACCATGCTCCGTAAAGACTATTATAAAAATATTTTAAAAGAAAAAATGTATCCATTAAATTGGACAATCGATACAACTAAAAATTCCATATTAAACTTTAAGGGATACATGGGCGAGATGATTCCTAGTGAAATTACTGGAAAACCAAGACTAAAATACAACAGATCCAAACCATTTACCAAAAAAGTAGCGTATCAAAATTATTTTAAGCCAACTCTAGAAATTTCAATACCTAAGGGATATGTTATTCCACAAGGTTGGCACAATGTGATTGAGCTTCTAAAGCTAAATAATATTGAAATGACAACCATTAAAAATGATACTACTTTTACCGTAGATACTTACCGTATTGCAGATTATCAAACAAGAAAATCGGCTTACGAAGGACATTATCAGCATTTTAATACAAAAGTAACATCACAAAAAAAGAAACTATCATTTAGAGCAGGAGATTTTTTAGTCTCTACTAACCAATCAGGTATTAGATACTTGTTAGAAACGTTGGAACCACAAGCTCCAGACTCTTTCTTTAATTGGAATTTTTTCGATACTATTTTACAACGTAAAGAAGGCTTTTCACCTTATGTTTGGGAAGATTTAGCAAAAGAACTCTTAGATAAAAATCCAAAACTTAAAAAATCTTTCGAAGATAAAAAATCAAACGACAACGGTTTTGCTAATAATTGGTATGCTCAATTAAGTTGGATTCACAAGCAAAGCGAGCATTATGAAAAAGCACATTTGGTGTATCCAGTGTATAGACTCAATTAG
- the uvrB gene encoding excinuclease ABC subunit UvrB, translating into MQFELKSEFKPTGDQPEAIREITDSIASGEKYQTLLGVTGSGKTFTVANVVESIQRPTLVLAHNKTLAAQLYSEFKHFFPNNAVEYFVSYYDYYQPEAYIPSSGLYIEKDLSINDDIERLRLSTTSSLLSGRRDVLVVASVSCLYGIGNPIEFKKNVIHIEVDQKIARTKFLHQLVTSLYSRTEFEIKSGTFKVKGDTITIFPSYGDYGYRVHFFGDEIEEMESFDIVNNQVLEKFDKLTIYPANLFVTSPDVLQNAIHQIQEDMVKQVDYFKEIGKHLEAKRLKERTEFDLEMIRELGYCSGIENYSRYLDGRQPGTRPFCLLDYFPNDYLMVVDESHVTIPQTHAMYGGDRSRKENLVEYGFRLPAAMDNRPLKFEEFEAIQNQVIYVSATPADYELQKTEGVFVEQVIRPTGLLDPEIEIRPSLNQIDDLIEEIQQRVEKDERTLVTTLTKRMAEELTKYLSRIHIRCRYIHSDVDTLERVEIMQHLRKGLFDVLVGVNLLREGLDLPEVSLVAILDADKEGFLRSHRSLTQTVGRAARNINGRAIMYADKVTRSMQLTIDETNRRREKQIAYNTEHNITPKQIKKSLDDSLSKSNISSFHYDAAATKAAEEDLEYLPKPEIEKRIRDRQKQMEKAAKALDFLVAAQLRDEIKVLKEQL; encoded by the coding sequence ATGCAATTTGAATTAAAATCAGAATTTAAGCCAACTGGAGATCAACCTGAAGCTATCCGAGAAATTACAGATTCTATTGCTTCTGGCGAAAAGTACCAAACTTTGTTAGGTGTTACAGGTTCTGGTAAAACGTTTACTGTAGCCAATGTGGTTGAAAGTATTCAACGACCTACTTTAGTATTGGCTCACAACAAGACGTTGGCAGCTCAATTATATTCTGAATTCAAACATTTTTTTCCTAATAACGCGGTTGAGTATTTTGTTTCGTATTACGATTATTACCAACCCGAAGCTTATATCCCTTCAAGTGGTTTGTACATCGAAAAAGACCTGTCCATAAACGATGATATTGAACGTTTACGATTGAGTACAACATCCTCTTTATTATCAGGACGTAGAGATGTTTTGGTGGTGGCTTCAGTATCTTGTCTGTATGGTATTGGGAATCCGATAGAGTTTAAAAAGAACGTTATCCATATAGAAGTTGACCAAAAAATTGCACGTACAAAATTCTTACATCAATTAGTTACCAGTTTATATTCCAGAACAGAGTTTGAGATTAAAAGCGGAACCTTTAAAGTAAAAGGAGATACCATTACTATTTTTCCTTCTTATGGAGATTATGGCTATCGTGTTCATTTTTTTGGTGATGAAATCGAAGAAATGGAAAGCTTTGATATTGTTAATAATCAGGTGCTGGAAAAGTTTGACAAACTCACTATATATCCTGCTAACCTATTTGTTACCTCACCAGATGTATTGCAAAATGCCATTCATCAAATCCAAGAAGATATGGTGAAACAAGTTGATTATTTTAAAGAAATTGGCAAACATCTAGAAGCAAAACGATTAAAAGAACGTACGGAGTTTGATTTGGAAATGATTCGTGAATTAGGCTATTGCAGCGGTATTGAGAATTACTCGCGTTACCTTGATGGAAGGCAACCCGGCACAAGACCTTTCTGTTTGTTAGATTATTTTCCAAATGATTATTTAATGGTAGTTGACGAAAGCCATGTTACCATTCCGCAAACCCATGCCATGTATGGTGGCGACCGTTCCAGAAAAGAAAATTTGGTGGAATACGGATTCAGATTACCGGCCGCGATGGATAACCGCCCCTTAAAATTTGAAGAATTTGAAGCCATTCAAAATCAGGTGATTTATGTTAGTGCCACGCCAGCAGATTATGAATTGCAAAAAACGGAAGGTGTTTTTGTAGAACAGGTTATCCGTCCAACGGGATTATTGGACCCTGAAATTGAAATACGACCTAGCTTAAATCAGATTGATGATTTAATTGAAGAAATTCAACAACGTGTAGAAAAAGATGAGCGTACTTTAGTAACGACATTGACTAAACGCATGGCTGAGGAACTGACCAAGTACCTAAGTAGAATTCACATTCGTTGCCGATATATTCATAGTGATGTAGATACCTTGGAGCGTGTAGAAATTATGCAACACCTGCGTAAAGGATTGTTTGATGTTTTGGTCGGTGTAAACTTGTTACGTGAAGGATTAGATTTACCTGAAGTGTCATTAGTTGCCATTTTAGACGCCGATAAAGAAGGTTTTTTACGAAGCCACAGATCATTGACACAAACCGTAGGTAGGGCAGCGAGAAACATTAACGGAAGGGCTATTATGTATGCTGATAAGGTTACAAGAAGTATGCAGTTAACCATTGATGAAACCAATAGAAGACGAGAAAAACAAATTGCATACAATACCGAACATAATATTACACCAAAACAAATTAAAAAGAGTTTAGACGATAGTTTAAGTAAAAGTAATATCAGTTCTTTCCATTACGATGCTGCCGCCACGAAAGCCGCTGAAGAAGATTTGGAATACCTACCAAAACCTGAAATTGAAAAACGAATTAGAGACCGCCAAAAACAAATGGAAAAAGCGGCAAAAGCCTTGGACTTTTTAGTTGCGGCTCAGTTGAGGGATGAGATAAAGGTATTGAAAGAGCAGTTGTAA
- a CDS encoding biotin--[acetyl-CoA-carboxylase] ligase — translation MKIVKLSAIDSTNSYLRDLIKKTDIENATVVIADEQLKGKGQGDNKWTSEKGKNLTFSVLIKFGNLNVAHEHMLNYCISIAIYNVLRYYIPDRLFVKWPNDILSAGKKICGILIECVLKNSNVNYAIVGVGLNINQVKFEKHLTQATSLKKILNRIIDKDELLEKILLEIQYQIIAVRKQEFKKIKQQYEAILYKKGIPSMFKSADKKEFLGKIVGTSMAGNLVVELEDESLKEFGLKEIKFA, via the coding sequence ATGAAGATAGTCAAACTTAGTGCCATAGATTCTACAAACTCTTATTTAAGAGATCTAATTAAAAAAACTGACATAGAAAATGCAACCGTAGTAATTGCTGATGAGCAGTTAAAAGGTAAGGGACAGGGTGATAACAAATGGACTTCAGAAAAAGGTAAAAACCTAACATTTAGTGTGTTGATTAAGTTCGGAAACCTTAATGTCGCTCACGAACACATGTTGAATTACTGTATTTCAATTGCTATTTATAATGTATTGCGATATTATATTCCTGATAGATTATTCGTAAAATGGCCTAACGACATTTTGTCAGCAGGCAAAAAGATATGTGGTATTTTAATTGAATGTGTGTTAAAAAATTCAAATGTTAATTATGCAATTGTAGGAGTAGGTTTAAATATTAACCAAGTCAAATTTGAAAAACATTTAACTCAGGCAACCTCATTGAAAAAGATATTAAATAGAATTATTGATAAGGATGAGTTGCTAGAGAAAATCTTATTGGAAATTCAATATCAAATCATTGCTGTGAGAAAACAAGAGTTTAAGAAAATTAAGCAACAATACGAAGCTATTTTATATAAAAAAGGGATTCCCTCTATGTTTAAGAGTGCAGATAAAAAGGAATTTTTGGGCAAAATTGTAGGCACATCAATGGCAGGTAATTTAGTAGTTGAATTGGAGGATGAGAGCCTAAAAGAATTTGGATTAAAGGAAATTAAATTTGCGTAG
- the pyrE gene encoding orotate phosphoribosyltransferase: protein MIFEKNKAKETAEFLLQIKAIKLSPKNPFTWASGWKSPIYCDNRVALSHVQVRTFIREILSKIIDQKYGKPDAIAGVATGAIAIGALVAQELGLPFIYVRPEPKKHGRQNQIEGQIEKHQSVVVVEDLISTGGSSLKAVEALRDQEIKVKGMVAIFTYGFKVAVENFAAANVELTTISDYDTLIEQAVAREYVPEEDQFTLQKWRLNPSEWEG from the coding sequence ATGATTTTTGAAAAAAACAAAGCAAAAGAAACCGCTGAGTTCCTATTACAAATTAAGGCAATTAAACTCAGTCCAAAAAACCCTTTCACATGGGCATCTGGATGGAAATCTCCCATTTATTGTGACAATAGAGTTGCACTTTCTCACGTGCAGGTCAGGACTTTTATTAGAGAAATTCTTTCAAAAATAATAGATCAAAAGTATGGAAAACCTGATGCAATTGCTGGCGTGGCTACTGGAGCAATTGCCATTGGAGCCTTAGTGGCACAAGAATTGGGGTTACCTTTTATATATGTACGCCCTGAACCAAAAAAACATGGCAGACAAAATCAAATAGAAGGTCAAATTGAAAAACATCAATCGGTTGTAGTGGTTGAAGATTTGATTAGTACTGGTGGTAGCAGTCTGAAAGCAGTAGAAGCACTTAGAGATCAAGAAATTAAGGTAAAAGGAATGGTTGCTATTTTTACTTATGGTTTTAAAGTAGCTGTTGAAAATTTTGCCGCAGCAAATGTAGAGCTTACAACGATAAGCGATTATGATACCTTAATTGAGCAGGCAGTTGCTAGAGAATATGTACCTGAAGAAGATCAATTTACATTACAGAAGTGGAGATTGAATCCCAGTGAATGGGAAGGTTAA
- a CDS encoding toxin-antitoxin system YwqK family antitoxin, whose amino-acid sequence MYSSLRTTAFFFLLFLTYNLSAQDNKVKEIKHKEYFDNRKIKAEGIKNELGVPNGTWTYYRKDGSIDSEITFNKEGNPEGPFTMYFRNGNVQTKSSYSGKGFYEMDGDYEDYFANSQLRSKGKYKNNKPVGKWTNYWENGQIESLSYYNEDGVIRKNTSYFKNGQLRMDADYNEKGDFTGKITIYYDNGEKHIEESFDKDGNKTGKYASFYKNGRLMELGEYAGTDYFQRKGTWKSFYENGKVKREITYDEEGNIIGEIKYYDEKGNLLSSKKK is encoded by the coding sequence ATGTACTCAAGTTTAAGAACAACTGCTTTCTTCTTTTTATTATTCCTGACCTACAATTTATCCGCCCAAGACAACAAGGTTAAAGAAATAAAACACAAAGAATATTTTGACAACAGAAAAATTAAAGCCGAAGGTATAAAAAACGAGCTCGGTGTCCCTAATGGAACATGGACGTATTACAGAAAAGATGGATCTATCGATTCAGAAATAACCTTTAATAAAGAAGGTAATCCCGAAGGTCCATTTACAATGTATTTTAGAAATGGTAATGTTCAAACTAAAAGTTCTTATTCTGGTAAAGGTTTCTACGAAATGGATGGCGATTATGAAGACTATTTTGCAAACAGCCAACTACGATCAAAAGGAAAATACAAAAATAATAAGCCTGTTGGTAAATGGACAAATTATTGGGAAAATGGACAAATAGAATCATTGTCTTATTATAACGAAGATGGGGTTATCCGAAAAAACACCTCGTACTTTAAGAATGGTCAACTGAGAATGGATGCTGATTATAATGAGAAAGGTGATTTTACAGGCAAGATAACCATATACTATGATAATGGAGAAAAGCATATAGAAGAAAGTTTTGATAAAGATGGTAATAAAACTGGGAAATATGCCTCGTTTTATAAAAACGGAAGATTAATGGAGCTCGGCGAATATGCTGGAACGGATTACTTTCAGCGTAAAGGAACATGGAAAAGCTTTTATGAGAACGGAAAAGTAAAAAGGGAAATTACCTACGATGAGGAAGGAAACATAATAGGCGAAATAAAATATTATGATGAAAAAGGAAATCTTTTATCATCAAAAAAGAAATGA